A stretch of the Bacillota bacterium genome encodes the following:
- a CDS encoding zinc ribbon domain-containing protein, whose protein sequence is MYCANCGLELPAEANFCWKCGQPCKEPAETAWETCQIEYETVRDGFLYRGDDLRFVAQASGPRGEYIAGKSRVFRTSPFYNLPSTQEHRDLLDVLVNKLIQEGWERVGEPGEFWWNYTFRRPVRGI, encoded by the coding sequence ATGTATTGCGCGAACTGCGGCTTGGAGTTACCAGCTGAAGCTAATTTTTGCTGGAAATGTGGTCAGCCCTGTAAGGAGCCGGCCGAAACCGCATGGGAAACCTGTCAGATCGAATACGAAACCGTGCGCGACGGCTTCCTTTATCGGGGAGACGACCTTAGATTCGTGGCTCAGGCCAGTGGGCCGCGAGGTGAATACATTGCGGGGAAATCACGAGTTTTCCGTACCAGTCCGTTCTATAACCTCCCGTCGACCCAAGAACACAGGGATTTGCTGGATGTCCTGGTTAATAAGCTTATTCAGGAGGGTTGGGAACGGGTTGGGGAACCGGGAGAATTCTGGTGGAACTACACGTTCCGCCGTCCAGTCAGGGGAATTTAA
- the psd gene encoding phosphatidylserine decarboxylase (Phosphatidylserine decarboxylase is synthesized as a single chain precursor. Generation of the pyruvoyl active site from a Ser is coupled to cleavage of a Gly-Ser bond between the larger (beta) and smaller (alpha chains). It is an integral membrane protein.): MLDQVRLALLSILPVKIISRWFGWFARGSASRPLIPLYARCFKIDLSQVELEIGEYASLTDFFVRRVKPELRPIDPNPHSIVSPVDGLVSALGIIETDQLFQAKGVHYRVTELLACAPEQVSRYYGGSFITIYLSPRDYHRIHTPIAGKVTRYTYVPGTLFPVNPFGVRAVQGLFARNERLITYLATPAGEVAMVKVGATLVGSVRVVYADDVTTNVTAGRLFHGELASAPFFDKGKELGRFEFGSTVILLFEKDRVSLRTDLQPGERLLMGQAIGHIN, translated from the coding sequence ATGCTAGACCAAGTACGATTGGCTTTACTGAGCATATTACCAGTCAAAATCATATCGCGTTGGTTCGGGTGGTTTGCCCGAGGGTCGGCCAGTCGGCCTCTTATTCCCTTATATGCTCGCTGTTTCAAGATCGACCTGAGCCAAGTGGAACTGGAAATTGGGGAGTACGCTTCCCTGACTGATTTTTTCGTCCGCCGGGTAAAACCAGAACTGAGACCAATCGATCCTAATCCGCATTCTATCGTCAGCCCTGTAGATGGGCTCGTTTCTGCCTTAGGCATTATCGAAACAGACCAACTGTTCCAAGCTAAAGGGGTCCATTACCGGGTCACCGAACTCCTGGCTTGCGCACCTGAACAGGTCAGCCGCTATTATGGCGGGAGCTTTATCACGATTTATCTCAGTCCGCGGGACTACCACCGCATCCACACACCCATTGCGGGAAAAGTCACCCGTTATACTTACGTGCCAGGCACCCTGTTTCCTGTTAATCCATTCGGGGTACGGGCAGTCCAGGGACTATTCGCCCGTAATGAACGTCTCATCACTTATTTGGCAACCCCGGCCGGCGAAGTGGCCATGGTTAAGGTTGGAGCGACTTTAGTCGGCAGCGTCCGGGTTGTCTACGCAGACGATGTCACTACCAATGTCACTGCCGGTCGTCTTTTTCATGGAGAACTAGCATCGGCACCTTTTTTTGACAAAGGAAAAGAGCTCGGCCGTTTCGAGTTCGGTTCCACTGTCATCTTGTTATTTGAAAAAGACCGGGTCAGTCTAAGGACTGATCTTCAGCCCGGGGAACGGTTATTGATGGGCCAAGCAATTGGACATATCAACTAG
- a CDS encoding MFS transporter, protein MINNSLFLISGVYFLLNVAIQSSTIFIPLLGAQLGASNFQVGLIGAAYGGAYLLASLYSGQQSDRQGKLRFVRVGLLLSTVAFAGQLLAQHLLSLALVRAGVGLSLGVTTAALVAYAFESGADMGRFSSYSSLGWIGGAIAAAFLNDFDDLFAASTICCTLAFILSLFLSPPREGKAIAKRESTPQLSAVIKQGFPVYLAIFLRHLGAASVWIILPLYFTSLGLDRFWIGLLWGTNYVVQVIVMRSLERFHPQRVFAFGQALSIVVFLGYVLIHYRWPLLLVQAMPGVAWACLYVGALLLVLRAGEDRGTASGIFQATLNLCNAVGPFLGGMIAQGWGYRGVMLFAAALGVGGMIVAVPQSRTQSETSKSLSG, encoded by the coding sequence ATGATAAACAATTCACTCTTTCTGATCAGCGGGGTATATTTTCTCTTAAATGTTGCCATCCAGAGTTCCACTATTTTTATTCCTCTGCTTGGTGCCCAGTTGGGCGCGTCGAACTTTCAAGTAGGTTTGATCGGCGCGGCTTACGGAGGGGCTTATCTGCTGGCCTCCCTCTACTCGGGCCAACAATCAGATCGCCAGGGGAAATTACGTTTCGTGCGGGTGGGTCTCCTGCTTAGCACGGTGGCCTTCGCTGGTCAGTTACTGGCTCAACACCTATTGAGCTTGGCTTTGGTACGCGCTGGCGTTGGTTTGTCCCTCGGGGTTACCACGGCGGCTTTGGTGGCTTATGCCTTTGAGTCCGGCGCCGACATGGGACGGTTCAGTTCCTATAGTTCGCTCGGTTGGATTGGGGGAGCGATAGCTGCGGCTTTTTTGAATGATTTTGATGATCTGTTTGCAGCCAGTACCATTTGTTGCACCCTGGCTTTTATTCTTTCTCTCTTCCTTTCACCGCCCAGAGAAGGCAAAGCAATCGCAAAAAGAGAAAGCACCCCTCAGTTAAGTGCTGTGATAAAGCAGGGCTTTCCAGTTTACCTGGCGATCTTTTTGCGACACCTGGGAGCAGCATCGGTGTGGATTATTTTGCCCCTATATTTTACCTCCCTGGGTTTGGATCGTTTCTGGATCGGACTTTTATGGGGAACAAATTACGTTGTGCAGGTTATCGTCATGCGGTCTTTGGAACGCTTCCACCCGCAGCGGGTATTTGCCTTCGGTCAGGCGCTGTCGATCGTGGTTTTCTTAGGCTACGTGCTGATTCATTACCGCTGGCCCCTGCTGCTGGTGCAGGCCATGCCGGGCGTAGCCTGGGCCTGTCTCTACGTGGGGGCGCTTCTGCTTGTCTTGCGGGCCGGTGAAGACCGTGGTACGGCCAGCGGTATCTTCCAGGCCACCCTAAATCTGTGCAATGCAGTGGGCCCGTTCTTGGGCGGGATGATCGCCCAGGGCTGGGGTTATCGGGGAGTAATGCTTTTTGCTGCGGCCCTTGGGGTTGGCGGGATGATCGTGGCGGTGCCGCAGAGTAGAACTCAGTCGGAAACGTCTAAATCTTTGAGTGGTTGA
- a CDS encoding acyl-CoA thioesterase — translation MEPKPSSASAVTMAQIVLPSQANAAGNMHGGEVMKLMDIAAGVVAQRHSHCNVVTASVDQLTFQEPIFVGDLVICHAEIVYTGRTSMEVLVTVQVENLSRGEIKDALKGYFVMVALDRNGRPTPVPPLKLENEEQKRRFEEGRQRVAALKKAARNSAS, via the coding sequence ATGGAACCAAAACCAAGTTCTGCCTCCGCGGTCACGATGGCGCAAATTGTCCTTCCTTCCCAGGCCAACGCCGCCGGGAACATGCATGGGGGAGAAGTCATGAAGCTCATGGATATCGCTGCGGGCGTCGTCGCCCAACGCCACTCCCACTGCAATGTCGTCACAGCCAGTGTAGACCAGTTAACCTTTCAGGAACCGATCTTTGTCGGCGACCTGGTTATTTGCCATGCGGAGATCGTCTATACGGGCCGAACTTCCATGGAAGTGCTGGTCACCGTCCAAGTCGAAAACTTAAGCCGAGGCGAAATAAAGGATGCATTGAAAGGATATTTCGTAATGGTAGCCCTGGACCGAAACGGTCGTCCAACTCCTGTTCCGCCGCTCAAACTGGAAAATGAAGAGCAAAAACGACGCTTTGAAGAAGGCCGGCAGCGGGTCGCTGCCCTGAAAAAAGCCGCCAGGAATTCAGCCAGCTAA
- a CDS encoding CDP-diacylglycerol--glycerol-3-phosphate 3-phosphatidyltransferase yields MSKSLCQINPVIVITCLRFVLALPIAWLFKRNPLVALGLFLLAEFTDLLDGFLARRYSLTTKYGALLDPLADKAILLASLYGLWQAHLIPGWIFAIVVIRDTLALTGATLLLKGANILPANILGKVTAWLFAFAIVSLPFWQTFGMYMLGLAITGMFVAFISYAWEFYRIARGR; encoded by the coding sequence GTGAGCAAATCGCTTTGTCAAATTAACCCTGTCATCGTTATAACCTGCCTGCGCTTTGTCCTTGCTCTGCCAATCGCCTGGTTATTCAAACGAAACCCGCTGGTCGCGTTAGGGCTGTTTTTATTAGCCGAATTTACTGACTTGCTTGACGGTTTTCTTGCCCGCCGATATAGTTTGACCACGAAATACGGAGCTTTACTCGATCCGCTCGCAGATAAAGCCATCTTACTGGCTTCTCTTTATGGCCTTTGGCAAGCCCATTTGATTCCGGGGTGGATATTCGCGATTGTAGTGATAAGGGATACTTTAGCTTTAACTGGAGCTACGCTTTTACTTAAGGGAGCAAATATTTTGCCTGCCAATATTCTTGGCAAAGTTACTGCTTGGCTTTTTGCGTTCGCCATAGTAAGCCTACCTTTTTGGCAGACCTTCGGCATGTATATGTTAGGTTTAGCCATAACTGGAATGTTTGTGGCATTTATCAGCTACGCGTGGGAGTTTTATCGGATAGCCAGGGGTAGGTAA
- a CDS encoding HD-GYP domain-containing protein codes for MRPVDLSDLQEGMRLAKAIYAPDGRLLLGKGVKLTPAVIQRLRQLEVLVVYIEDEYIGTLEVEEVISESLQQQSIRIIKECAEKIRGNQKLNIKLVTDIVNQILDDIGSSPTLVVLNDIRTKSTHLYNHSVSVCVLAILTGIAMGYDQLRLKLLGTGALLHDIGKGTLDEAILNNSNERSASEEAVYREHPTAGFELIRTYGELSLLVAHTAFQHHERFDGSGYPRGLKGEEIHPFGKITAVADTFDNLVSPLNPAKRLYPHQALQQMVAEAGKAFDPQILKVFCKVIAPYPVGSTVQLSTGDIGVVVHVDPEHPARPKVKLISNKFGIIIHKFPVVDLKTRPQIFIQDVLTEKQRPRLKVNNCN; via the coding sequence ATGAGGCCCGTAGACTTATCAGATTTACAAGAAGGAATGCGGCTGGCCAAAGCCATCTATGCGCCAGATGGACGGTTGTTGCTCGGAAAAGGGGTCAAATTAACGCCAGCAGTGATTCAACGACTAAGACAGCTGGAGGTCCTGGTTGTCTATATAGAAGACGAGTATATCGGTACACTTGAGGTTGAGGAAGTAATTTCCGAATCATTGCAACAACAAAGCATACGGATCATCAAAGAGTGCGCCGAAAAAATCAGGGGCAATCAGAAGCTTAATATCAAACTGGTTACTGATATTGTCAACCAGATCCTTGACGATATCGGTTCATCACCGACACTGGTCGTGTTAAATGATATCCGCACTAAGAGCACGCATCTTTACAATCACTCAGTAAGCGTTTGTGTATTAGCTATCCTGACTGGTATCGCCATGGGCTACGACCAATTGAGGCTGAAACTTCTGGGCACTGGCGCCTTGCTCCACGACATCGGCAAAGGAACACTGGATGAAGCGATTCTGAATAATAGCAATGAGCGGTCAGCATCTGAGGAAGCCGTTTATCGCGAACACCCCACTGCGGGTTTCGAGCTCATCCGCACCTACGGTGAGCTCAGTCTGCTAGTCGCCCACACGGCTTTTCAGCACCACGAACGGTTTGACGGCAGCGGGTATCCACGTGGCTTAAAAGGGGAAGAGATCCACCCCTTTGGCAAGATTACCGCCGTGGCTGATACGTTCGATAACCTGGTTTCACCCCTAAATCCAGCCAAGCGCTTGTATCCTCACCAGGCCCTGCAGCAGATGGTAGCCGAGGCAGGAAAGGCTTTTGACCCCCAGATCCTTAAAGTGTTTTGCAAGGTGATCGCGCCCTACCCAGTGGGTTCGACTGTCCAGCTCAGTACAGGAGATATTGGTGTGGTGGTCCACGTCGATCCGGAGCACCCAGCTCGGCCCAAGGTTAAACTTATTTCCAACAAATTCGGGATCATCATTCATAAATTTCCAGTTGTCGATCTAAAGACCAGGCCCCAAATTTTTATTCAAGACGTATTAACCGAAAAACAAAGGCCCCGGTTGAAAGTAAATAACTGCAATTAG
- a CDS encoding sigma 54-interacting transcriptional regulator: protein MKAKVKDLLPRKQTAFSKRDTVVSVLETLLAEDMEGGAVLDDDGRVLGIAVKNDLLQFLGLDYEMPITWILNKEWSVIEECTVVEVAFQFPTNWLVVENSEGAYLGLLSKTQIGMALLESYETTLNQLKYVLDSCHNGIIGVDRQGIVTHFNPAAERMVGVPASEAIGKHIVEVIPTTNIPEVLTSGIPQYNRRVEFNQGVVAISNRTPIWKDGEVIGVVACFQDLSELELAYKELKTVKDLNKELESILESSYDGLAITDPQGRFIRVSNSFLKMTGAKPEDVLGKTAQDLIAAGFLSDSVSLRVLKERKPVSLTERVQSGKQIFATGNPVFDEEGNIIRIVTNLRDMTELNYLREQVQKASELTERYYQELEEWRARFMLTTEIVSVSGAMRRITELACRVARVDSTVLISGESGVGKEVIAKLIHRASARRDGPFIQINCGAIPENLLESELFGYEKGAFTGANREGHIGIFEMANNGTLLLDEIGEIPLNLQVKLLRAIQEQEIYRVGSSKPIKLNVRIIAATNKDLPEMVRQRKFREDLFYRLNVVPMEIPPLRERPEDIVPLLTHFLQIYNEKYHLNRRFSEETFRLLEKYSWPGNVRELQNLVERLIVTSNADVITPLHLPPHITNRNGEDASPIRVHSLIPLKDAEELVEKALITRALQLGKSTRRAAELLGVTHTTIIRKLNKYRLTGTSDFQVESDA, encoded by the coding sequence ATGAAGGCAAAGGTGAAGGACCTCTTGCCCCGCAAGCAAACTGCTTTCTCCAAGCGAGACACTGTCGTTAGTGTTCTGGAAACACTGCTTGCCGAAGACATGGAAGGTGGCGCGGTGCTCGACGATGATGGACGGGTTTTGGGGATCGCGGTAAAGAATGACTTGCTTCAGTTTCTCGGCCTTGATTACGAAATGCCGATCACCTGGATTCTGAATAAAGAGTGGTCGGTGATCGAGGAATGTACTGTGGTTGAGGTGGCATTTCAATTTCCGACTAACTGGTTAGTAGTGGAAAACAGTGAAGGAGCTTATCTCGGTCTTCTCTCCAAAACCCAAATCGGTATGGCTTTGCTAGAATCTTACGAGACAACTCTAAACCAGTTGAAATACGTACTGGACTCTTGTCATAACGGAATAATCGGGGTTGACCGGCAGGGAATTGTTACCCACTTTAATCCGGCCGCAGAGCGGATGGTCGGCGTGCCGGCCAGCGAGGCGATTGGCAAGCACATTGTCGAAGTTATTCCAACAACTAATATTCCCGAAGTTCTCACCTCGGGAATCCCGCAATACAACCGCCGGGTCGAATTCAACCAGGGAGTGGTGGCCATATCCAACCGGACGCCTATCTGGAAAGATGGGGAAGTTATTGGGGTCGTCGCTTGTTTTCAAGACCTGTCTGAACTAGAACTTGCCTATAAAGAGCTAAAGACCGTCAAAGACCTAAATAAAGAACTGGAAAGCATCCTGGAATCATCATACGACGGCCTGGCCATTACCGATCCCCAGGGACGCTTTATCCGGGTCAGCAATAGCTTCTTAAAGATGACGGGAGCAAAACCAGAAGATGTTCTGGGAAAAACCGCCCAGGATCTGATCGCGGCCGGTTTCTTATCAGATTCGGTCTCTTTGCGGGTGCTAAAAGAACGTAAACCAGTTTCCTTAACCGAGCGGGTCCAGTCAGGTAAGCAAATTTTCGCTACAGGCAACCCGGTTTTTGATGAAGAAGGTAACATCATCCGGATAGTCACCAACCTGCGGGACATGACGGAATTGAATTACCTCCGGGAACAGGTGCAGAAAGCCAGTGAGTTAACTGAACGGTATTATCAAGAACTGGAAGAATGGCGGGCCCGGTTCATGCTAACCACCGAGATCGTCAGTGTCAGTGGGGCGATGCGCCGGATCACTGAGCTGGCCTGCCGGGTGGCGCGGGTTGATTCAACTGTCTTGATTAGTGGGGAGTCCGGGGTAGGCAAAGAGGTCATCGCCAAGCTAATTCACCGTGCCAGTGCCCGTCGGGACGGGCCATTTATTCAGATCAACTGCGGCGCTATCCCGGAAAATCTTCTCGAATCAGAATTATTCGGTTATGAGAAAGGGGCGTTTACCGGCGCCAACCGGGAGGGACACATTGGGATTTTCGAAATGGCTAATAATGGGACACTGCTCCTTGATGAAATAGGAGAGATTCCCTTAAACCTCCAGGTCAAACTGTTACGAGCGATTCAGGAGCAAGAGATCTACCGGGTCGGCAGCAGCAAACCGATCAAACTCAATGTTCGGATCATTGCCGCTACTAACAAAGACTTGCCGGAAATGGTGCGCCAGCGTAAATTCCGTGAAGATTTGTTCTACCGGCTAAACGTTGTTCCGATGGAAATACCACCTTTGCGCGAACGGCCAGAGGACATCGTTCCGCTACTCACCCACTTCTTACAAATATACAACGAAAAATATCATCTGAATCGTCGTTTTTCAGAAGAAACTTTCCGGTTACTTGAAAAGTATAGCTGGCCAGGAAATGTCCGTGAATTGCAAAACTTAGTCGAGCGGTTGATCGTTACCAGTAATGCCGACGTAATTACGCCACTTCATCTCCCACCACACATCACCAACCGTAATGGGGAGGATGCTTCTCCGATCCGGGTTCACTCATTAATCCCATTGAAAGACGCAGAAGAACTGGTGGAAAAAGCTCTGATTACTCGAGCATTGCAACTTGGTAAAAGTACCCGGCGAGCTGCTGAACTGCTCGGGGTAACGCACACCACGATCATTCGCAAGTTAAACAAATACAGGCTTACTGGTACGAGTGATTTCCAGGTGGAATCTGATGCATAA
- a CDS encoding MFS transporter, with translation MYNVWLLGLVSLLTDISSEMVYPLVPLYLTAKLGATPLIVGLIEGVAESLASLLKVFSGYFSDRLGRRKTLTILGYGSSTVGKALFYLAASWGWVFGGRLVDRFGKGVRTAPRDAIIADSVNASERGRAFGLHRTMDTLGAVLGILLAYYLFTFYTGDYQTVFLMAVIPSIIGVIVLLAVREKRTVQTVGGKQFSLKWSSLNFRLQAFLVVVFLFALGNSSNQFLLLRAQQMGFDAGSVILLYLTYNLVYTVVSYPAGRLSDIFGRKNLLVLGYMSYGLVYLGFARASEASSVWWLFGLYGVYAGATEGVEKALIADIAPAHLRGTLMGLHATLVGIGLLPASLLAGWLWTKWGAAAPFYFGGFMGVLTAVLLWFVLAEKSMTT, from the coding sequence ATGTATAACGTCTGGTTGCTCGGGCTGGTGAGCTTGCTAACTGACATCAGTTCAGAGATGGTTTACCCTCTGGTTCCCCTTTATCTAACGGCAAAGCTGGGAGCTACTCCACTGATCGTTGGACTCATCGAAGGAGTGGCTGAAAGTCTAGCCAGTCTGCTGAAAGTCTTTTCCGGATACTTCTCGGACCGGTTGGGCCGGCGCAAGACGCTTACAATATTGGGCTACGGGTCCTCAACTGTTGGTAAGGCACTGTTTTATCTGGCGGCCTCCTGGGGCTGGGTCTTTGGCGGTCGGCTGGTCGACCGCTTTGGTAAGGGTGTACGAACAGCGCCACGCGACGCCATCATCGCAGATTCAGTAAACGCCAGTGAACGGGGACGCGCTTTCGGGCTGCACCGTACCATGGACACCCTCGGTGCGGTGCTCGGTATCCTCCTTGCCTATTACTTATTCACATTCTATACAGGTGACTACCAGACGGTTTTCCTGATGGCAGTAATCCCGTCCATAATCGGTGTGATTGTCTTGTTGGCCGTGCGGGAGAAACGGACAGTGCAAACTGTAGGAGGCAAGCAGTTCAGTCTGAAATGGTCTTCCCTGAACTTTCGTTTACAGGCGTTTCTGGTGGTGGTCTTTCTTTTTGCCCTTGGTAACTCCTCCAATCAGTTCCTTCTGTTACGAGCACAGCAGATGGGGTTTGACGCTGGCTCGGTCATCCTCCTCTATTTGACCTATAATCTGGTCTACACCGTTGTGTCTTACCCGGCCGGGCGGCTATCTGATATCTTTGGTCGGAAAAACTTGTTGGTGCTCGGTTATATGTCGTACGGGCTGGTTTACCTGGGTTTTGCCCGGGCCAGCGAAGCAAGCTCGGTGTGGTGGTTGTTTGGGCTTTATGGGGTCTATGCCGGGGCAACTGAAGGAGTGGAAAAAGCCCTGATTGCGGACATTGCCCCAGCGCACCTGCGGGGAACGCTGATGGGCCTGCACGCCACCCTGGTGGGGATAGGCCTACTACCGGCCTCATTACTGGCGGGCTGGCTGTGGACGAAGTGGGGTGCGGCGGCCCCTTTCTACTTCGGCGGCTTTATGGGTGTGCTGACAGCAGTATTGTTGTGGTTTGTCCTGGCGGAGAAGTCGATGACAACATAA
- a CDS encoding radical SAM protein, with protein sequence MLGRLKKCELCPRKCRVNRLEGEIGYCRAGLEAKVALASLHYWEEPCISGTKGSGTVFFSHCNLRCLFCQNYQISQHGTGQEVAIARLSQIFLEQQDRQAHNLNLVTPVHYVPQIIAGLELARSNGFRLPVVYNTNSYETVETIRSLAGYVDVYLPDLKYYDDRYAIIYSGAPDYFAQATRAIEEMVSQVGTPRFDENGLIQKGVIIRHLALPGLLEDSKRIIEYVHHTFGNSVYFSLMNQYTPMFRAQERPEINQPLHPTDYEALIDYALSLGVENGFIQEDDTSSVLFVPKFDLRGV encoded by the coding sequence ATCGGGTACTGCCGGGCTGGCCTGGAAGCAAAGGTAGCCCTTGCTTCCCTGCACTACTGGGAAGAACCCTGTATTTCTGGGACCAAAGGCTCCGGCACCGTTTTCTTTTCCCACTGCAACTTACGCTGCCTCTTCTGCCAGAACTACCAGATCAGCCAGCATGGGACTGGTCAGGAGGTAGCTATTGCTAGACTCAGCCAGATCTTTTTGGAGCAGCAGGACCGGCAAGCCCACAATCTCAACCTGGTGACCCCGGTTCATTACGTTCCCCAGATTATTGCCGGTTTGGAATTAGCCAGGTCTAATGGTTTTCGTCTCCCGGTAGTTTATAACACCAACAGTTACGAGACAGTGGAGACGATTCGTTCCCTGGCAGGCTATGTAGACGTGTACCTGCCAGACCTGAAATATTATGACGACCGGTATGCGATCATCTACTCCGGGGCCCCTGATTATTTTGCGCAAGCCACCAGAGCGATTGAAGAAATGGTCTCCCAGGTCGGGACACCCCGGTTTGATGAAAACGGTTTAATCCAGAAGGGGGTTATTATCCGGCACCTGGCTCTTCCCGGCCTCTTGGAGGACTCAAAGCGCATCATCGAGTATGTCCACCACACCTTTGGTAATTCGGTGTATTTCAGCCTGATGAACCAATACACTCCCATGTTTCGGGCCCAGGAACGGCCGGAAATCAACCAACCTCTCCATCCGACCGATTATGAGGCGCTTATAGATTATGCCCTGTCGTTGGGAGTGGAAAACGGATTTATCCAGGAAGACGATACCTCTTCTGTCCTCTTTGTGCCGAAGTTTGACCTGCGTGGGGTTTAA